One genomic region from Populus nigra chromosome 8, ddPopNigr1.1, whole genome shotgun sequence encodes:
- the LOC133701774 gene encoding uncharacterized protein LOC133701774: MATISKLSNPSPAASLSAPSRSSSLPKVFLGFSTKTSLSKVRLSLKNTQPSPRTSLVVRCSQSSGNGSPIKRTALHDLYEREGQSPWYDNLCRPVTDLIPLIESGVRGVTSNPAIFQKAISSSNAYNDQFRELVQSGKDIETAYWELVVKDIQDACKLFESIYDQTDGGDGYVSVEVSPRLADDTQGTVEAAKWLHKVVERPNVYIKIPATAPCIPSIKEVISLGISVNVTLIFSLTRYEAVIDAYLDGLEASGLSDLSRVTSVASFFVSRVDTLIDKMLEKIGTPEALDLRGKAAVAQAALAYKLYQKKFSGPRWEALVKKGAKKQRLLWASTSVKNPAYPDTLYVAPLIGPDTVSTMPDQALQAFVDHGSVARTIDSNVSEAEGIYNALEKLGIDWGYVGNQLEVEGVDSFKKSFDSLLDTLQEKANSLKLVSL, from the exons ATGGCTACCATTTCAAAGCTCTCAAATCCAAGCCCCGCAGCCTCCCTCTCAGCTCCTTCTAGATCTTCTTCCTTGCCTAAAGTCTTCCTCGGTTTCAGTACCAAAACCTCTCTCTCCAAAGTTAGGTTGTCCTTGAAGAACACCCAACCTTCCCCCAGGACCTCCTTGGT TGTCAGGTGTTCTCAATCCAGTGGAAATGGTAGCCCAATAAAGAGAACCGCTCTTCATGATCTTTATGAACGGGAGGGGCAGAGTCCATGGTACGACAACCTCTGCAGGCCTGTGACGGACCTGATTCCTCTGATCGAGAGTGGAGTTAGAGGCGTAACAAGCAACCCAGCG ATTTTCCAGAAGGCAATATCATCTTCAAATGCTTACAATGACCAATTCAG GGAACTTGTGCAATCAGGAAAAGACATTGAAACTGCTTACTGGGAACTTGTGGTGAAGGACATACAAGATGCATGCAAACTTTTTGAGTCAATATATGATCAAACAGATGGTGGTGATGGCTATGTTTCTGTTGAAGTGTCTCCCAGATTAGCTGATGACACTCAAGGGACTGTTGAGGCTGCCAAGTGGCTTCATAAAGTGGTTGAACGCCCCAATGTGTACATTAAAATCCCTGCTACTGCTCCTTGCATCCCCTCAATCAAGGAAGTTATTTCGCTTGGCATCAGTGTCAATGTGACT CTGATATTCTCTCTCACAAGATACGAAGCAGTCATTGATGCCTACTTGGATGGCCTTGAGGCATCTGGACTTAGTGATCTCTCCAGAGTTACAAGTGTTGCTTCCTTCTTTGTCAGCAGGGTGGACACTCTCATTGACAAAATGCTGGAAAAGATCGGAACCCCTGAAGCCCTTGATCTACGAGGAAAG GCTGCGGTGGCTCAAGCAGCCCTAGCATACAAGCTCTACCAAAAGAAATTCTCTGGTCCAAGATGGGAGGCTTTGGTGAAAAAAGGTGCTAAGAAGCAGAGGTTGCTGTGGGCATCAACCAGTGTCAAGAACCCTGCCTACCCAGACACTTTATACGTTGCTCCCCTCATTGGACCTGACACT GTCTCAACCATGCCTGACCAAGCTCTCCAAGCATTTGTTGACCATGGAAGTGTTGCAAGGACAATCGACTCAAATGTTTCTGAAGCTGAAGGAATCTACAACGCACTTGAGAAGTTGGGAATTGATTGGGGCTACGTGGGCAATCAGCTTGAAGTTGAAGGAGTGGATTCTTTCAAGAAGAGCTTTGATAGTCTGCTTGATACCCTGCAAGAGAAGGCAAATTCTCTGAAACTGGTTAGCCTGTGA